One window of the Deinococcus metalli genome contains the following:
- a CDS encoding FtsW/RodA/SpoVE family cell cycle protein → MSLQLLIAQVLLLGLGLLGVAAVRPDLILDHGGKIVLSLLLTALVARLRPRAYLRLGPAFWGFTLLLLVLVLFIGVGSAESSATKRWLDFPGLRFQPSELAKLGLVLMLASFFSRRGVQHKLISATAMIVVTTGLVFVEPDLGSSVLIFGLGIVVMYGAGVRISNIAGFMLALGLVSIPIAGVYLEKHPYIADRLFGHMNREEITKVGLDQIGYAHRDMTFGGLWGQGPDGLRFEYFAAHTDMIVAAVGFTSGLLGVAMILLAYWLIMQTALETSQLAARIRPMTAEIHGASILATGAMFMIVGQAVVNLLVAAGFFPVTGVPLPLVSYGFSSMLTMSVALGLIHSALREVRRNLPAEVNEADVVALPAD, encoded by the coding sequence GTGAGCCTGCAGCTCCTGATCGCGCAGGTGCTGCTGCTGGGGCTGGGCCTGCTCGGCGTGGCGGCGGTGCGCCCGGACTTGATCCTCGACCACGGCGGCAAGATCGTGCTCAGCCTGCTTCTCACGGCGCTGGTGGCCCGGCTGCGGCCGCGCGCGTACCTGCGGCTCGGGCCGGCGTTCTGGGGCTTCACGCTGCTGCTGCTGGTGCTGGTCCTGTTCATCGGCGTGGGCAGCGCGGAGAGTTCCGCCACCAAGCGCTGGCTGGACTTTCCCGGCCTGCGCTTCCAGCCCTCCGAACTCGCCAAGCTGGGGCTGGTGCTGATGCTCGCGTCGTTCTTCTCGCGCCGGGGCGTGCAGCACAAGCTGATCAGCGCCACCGCCATGATCGTCGTCACGACTGGGCTGGTCTTCGTGGAACCGGACCTGGGGTCCAGCGTGCTGATCTTCGGGCTGGGCATCGTGGTCATGTACGGAGCGGGCGTGCGGATCAGCAACATCGCCGGGTTCATGCTGGCGCTGGGCCTGGTGTCCATCCCGATTGCCGGCGTGTACCTGGAAAAGCACCCCTACATCGCTGACCGCCTGTTCGGACACATGAACCGCGAGGAGATCACGAAGGTGGGCCTCGACCAGATCGGGTACGCGCACCGCGACATGACCTTCGGCGGGCTGTGGGGCCAGGGCCCGGACGGCCTGCGCTTCGAGTACTTCGCCGCGCACACCGACATGATCGTGGCGGCGGTGGGCTTCACGTCCGGCCTGCTCGGCGTGGCCATGATCCTGCTCGCGTACTGGCTGATCATGCAGACTGCGCTGGAGACCTCGCAGCTGGCCGCCCGTATCCGCCCGATGACCGCCGAGATCCACGGCGCCAGCATCCTGGCGACCGGCGCGATGTTCATGATCGTGGGGCAGGCGGTCGTGAACCTGCTGGTGGCCGCCGGCTTCTTCCCGGTCACGGGCGTGCCGCTGCCGCTGGTCAGTTACGGTTTTTCCAGCATGCTCACCATGAGCGTCGCGCTGGGCCTGATCCACTCGGCGCTGCGCGAGGTGCGCCGCAACCTGCCCGCGGAAGTGAACGAGGCCGACGTGGTCGCCCTGCCCGCCGACTGA
- a CDS encoding GAF domain-containing protein, which produces MDKLTAKVEHARLTELHRHAIVGTPPERTFDLIAAGAARLAHTPIALVTFVDTHRQWIKAAVGADLQNTPRDVAFCTHALASSQVLVVPDTTQDARFRDNPLVTGAPHLRFYAGAPIMTGGVVLGTVCVLDTQPRHPTDHDLQGLAQLARITANLLEHRRLGTPYATVTAGLPIAFLVVDGQGGVTRVNAAATPAPSTPWDTAGRDLTEVLPVRWSEGRHEDEIRGALARGTPWTGRVTLAAPDDAGVEAMLTVVPSRLGHSAALYVWNYQD; this is translated from the coding sequence ATGGACAAGCTCACTGCGAAGGTGGAGCACGCCCGTCTGACCGAACTCCACCGCCACGCCATCGTCGGCACGCCCCCAGAGCGGACCTTCGACCTGATCGCTGCGGGCGCCGCCCGCCTCGCCCACACCCCGATCGCGCTCGTGACGTTCGTGGACACCCACCGCCAGTGGATCAAGGCGGCCGTGGGTGCCGACCTCCAGAACACGCCGCGCGACGTGGCGTTCTGCACGCACGCCCTCGCGTCCTCCCAGGTGCTGGTGGTGCCGGACACCACGCAGGACGCCCGGTTCCGGGACAATCCCCTGGTGACCGGCGCACCGCACCTGCGCTTCTACGCCGGCGCGCCCATCATGACCGGCGGCGTGGTTCTCGGCACCGTCTGTGTGCTGGACACGCAGCCCCGCCACCCCACCGACCACGACCTGCAGGGTCTCGCGCAGCTTGCCCGGATCACGGCGAACCTGCTGGAGCACCGGCGGCTCGGCACGCCCTACGCCACCGTCACCGCGGGCCTGCCCATCGCGTTTCTGGTGGTGGACGGCCAGGGCGGCGTGACCCGTGTGAACGCCGCCGCGACCCCCGCCCCGAGCACCCCGTGGGACACGGCCGGCCGGGACCTCACGGAGGTGCTGCCGGTCCGCTGGAGCGAGGGCCGACATGAGGACGAGATCCGCGGCGCGCTCGCCCGCGGCACGCCCTGGACCGGCCGCGTGACCCTGGCCGCCCCGGACGACGCGGGCGTGGAGGCCATGCTGACGGTGGTGCCCTCCCGGCTCGGCCACAGCGCCGCCCTGTACGTGTGGAACTACCAGGACTGA
- a CDS encoding GGDEF domain-containing protein, with product MTAGPLVPSRRMELQDAERQLAERTDLTMTDRALLHRDAVYLALDLGELGMAMSHALTCLELARSSGDPPLQVKAHVALALVQADSYDDLGASTRFALADTLAREAGDARGVALVAINASHYELERREYGAALALLLALLQSPHMHSLATPDSTHLNSTFHINLVVSASESLLAGTVLPEQRAVVEAQVQVSAASLRRAAQSSGGMAAVDAAGVLDALTRYALWQGNLHTARSLADEHVQLTNTADLPVLYGRALLDRSRVHSLSGHPEGAIRDAEQAVQYFAASGLWEVRSRETLADAYARAGRYREAFETQQAVTRGVEHLYRDYHQQRALVGQVEQQAREAEVRAQALAEAALRDPLTGAPNRTRAMQVLGRLHDRAQQGHPSAIALLDLDLFKRVNDTYGHLVGDAVLIEATRLLSAELRAQDLLARLGGEEFIVILTDVPVGAAAAVCARLRDTLHRAAWSTLAPGLVMSGSFGVAALDGVQDVTATLKAADLALYAAKAAGRNRVMVAPAPA from the coding sequence GTGACGGCCGGGCCGCTCGTGCCGTCCCGGCGCATGGAGCTTCAGGACGCGGAGCGTCAGCTTGCCGAGCGCACGGACCTGACCATGACCGACCGCGCGCTGCTGCACCGCGACGCGGTGTACTTGGCCCTCGACCTGGGCGAGCTGGGCATGGCGATGTCGCACGCCCTGACGTGCCTGGAACTGGCGCGGTCCAGCGGGGACCCGCCGCTGCAGGTCAAGGCGCACGTGGCGCTGGCGCTGGTGCAGGCCGACAGTTACGACGACCTGGGCGCCAGCACCCGCTTCGCGCTGGCCGACACCCTGGCGCGCGAGGCCGGAGACGCCCGCGGCGTGGCGCTGGTCGCCATCAACGCCTCGCACTACGAGCTGGAGCGCCGGGAGTACGGCGCGGCGCTGGCGCTGCTGCTGGCACTGCTGCAGTCGCCGCACATGCACAGCCTGGCCACGCCGGACTCCACGCACCTGAACAGCACCTTCCACATCAACCTGGTGGTCAGCGCCTCGGAGTCGCTGCTGGCCGGCACCGTCCTGCCCGAACAGCGGGCGGTGGTGGAGGCCCAGGTGCAGGTCTCCGCGGCGAGCCTGCGCCGCGCCGCGCAGTCGTCGGGCGGCATGGCGGCGGTGGACGCAGCCGGCGTGCTGGACGCCCTGACCCGCTACGCCCTGTGGCAGGGCAACCTGCACACCGCCCGCTCGCTCGCCGACGAGCACGTGCAGCTCACGAACACCGCGGACCTGCCGGTGCTGTACGGCCGCGCGCTGCTCGACCGCAGCCGCGTGCATTCCCTCTCCGGGCATCCCGAGGGCGCCATCCGCGACGCGGAGCAGGCCGTGCAGTACTTCGCCGCGTCCGGCCTGTGGGAGGTGCGCTCGCGCGAGACGCTCGCCGACGCCTACGCCCGCGCCGGCCGCTACCGCGAGGCCTTCGAGACGCAGCAGGCCGTGACGCGCGGCGTGGAGCACCTGTACCGCGACTACCACCAGCAGCGCGCCCTGGTCGGGCAGGTGGAGCAGCAGGCCCGCGAGGCCGAGGTGCGCGCCCAGGCGCTGGCCGAAGCCGCGCTGCGCGATCCGCTGACCGGCGCGCCCAACCGCACGCGGGCCATGCAGGTGCTGGGCCGCCTGCACGACCGGGCCCAGCAGGGCCACCCCAGCGCGATCGCGCTGCTGGACCTCGACCTGTTCAAGCGCGTGAACGACACCTACGGCCACCTGGTCGGGGACGCCGTGCTGATCGAGGCGACGCGCCTGCTGAGCGCCGAACTGCGCGCCCAGGACCTGCTCGCGCGCCTGGGCGGCGAGGAGTTCATCGTGATCCTCACGGACGTGCCGGTGGGCGCCGCGGCCGCGGTGTGCGCGCGGCTGCGCGACACGCTGCACCGCGCCGCGTGGAGCACCCTGGCGCCGGGGCTGGTGATGTCCGGCAGCTTCGGCGTGGCCGCCCTTGACGGCGTGCAGGACGTCACCGCCACCCTCAAGGCCGCGGACCTTGCGCTGTACGCCGCGAAGGCCGCCGGCCGCAACCGCGTGATGGTCGCGCCGGCTCCCGCCTGA
- the murD gene encoding UDP-N-acetylmuramoyl-L-alanine--D-glutamate ligase, with product MNPAEPVLIYGLGRSGRGVARFLAAHGLRPEWLDARPGPEDDALTRDLGLERGDPQRAYATVIAAPGVPIDHPDLEALRAHGAEVIGEVALAARMRPHLPMVGVTGTAGKGSTTVLIAHLLRECGVNAREGGNIDPPLLDVVDAAEVAVVELSSFQLERVPGLRLPVAVITNLGVDHLDRHRTVEAYHAAKLAITAGQDPGDVLVVPAGLDVPTRAALRSFGAAHLRLADGTEVLPVGDLPDGIHPANAAAALLAVEAMLGFLGHPVDAGGLAAALRSARPVSGRFETVAHVGDVQFVEDSIATRTIAVQAALERARPPIAWLVGGRDKGAELEPLRAAAQGRVHRVIAFGQDGPALAAGLGLPHDTVSGADGDETMRLAVRAALDALPGHGTVLLAPIGTSFDQFRDYKARGDAFRRAAQALVPDGAVPAGASA from the coding sequence GTGAATCCAGCCGAACCGGTGCTCATCTACGGCCTGGGCCGCAGCGGCCGGGGGGTTGCCCGTTTCCTGGCGGCGCACGGCCTTCGCCCTGAGTGGCTCGACGCCCGTCCCGGCCCCGAGGACGACGCCCTGACCCGCGACCTGGGGCTGGAACGCGGCGATCCGCAGCGCGCCTACGCCACAGTGATCGCCGCGCCCGGCGTGCCCATCGACCACCCGGACCTGGAGGCGCTGCGCGCGCACGGCGCGGAGGTGATCGGGGAGGTCGCCCTGGCCGCCCGGATGCGCCCGCACCTGCCGATGGTCGGCGTGACCGGCACGGCCGGCAAGGGCAGCACCACCGTGCTGATCGCCCACCTGCTGCGGGAGTGCGGTGTGAACGCGCGGGAGGGCGGCAACATCGACCCGCCGCTGCTGGACGTGGTGGACGCCGCGGAGGTCGCGGTGGTGGAACTGTCGAGCTTCCAGCTCGAGCGCGTGCCCGGCCTGCGCCTCCCGGTGGCCGTGATCACGAACCTGGGGGTGGATCACCTCGACCGGCACCGCACCGTGGAGGCGTACCACGCCGCGAAACTCGCCATCACCGCCGGGCAGGACCCGGGCGACGTGCTGGTCGTCCCGGCCGGGCTGGACGTGCCCACCCGCGCGGCCTTGCGGTCCTTTGGCGCCGCCCACCTGCGTCTTGCGGACGGCACCGAGGTTTTGCCCGTCGGCGACCTGCCGGACGGCATTCATCCCGCAAACGCCGCCGCCGCGCTGCTCGCGGTGGAGGCCATGCTCGGGTTTCTGGGCCACCCCGTGGACGCCGGCGGGCTCGCGGCGGCCCTGCGCTCGGCCCGGCCGGTGTCCGGGCGCTTCGAGACGGTCGCCCACGTCGGGGACGTCCAGTTCGTCGAGGACTCCATCGCCACGCGCACCATTGCCGTGCAGGCTGCGCTGGAACGCGCCCGGCCGCCCATCGCGTGGCTGGTCGGCGGGCGGGACAAGGGCGCGGAGCTGGAGCCGCTACGCGCCGCCGCGCAGGGCCGCGTGCACCGCGTGATCGCCTTTGGGCAGGATGGCCCCGCGCTGGCCGCCGGTCTGGGCCTGCCCCATGACACCGTGAGCGGCGCGGACGGCGACGAGACCATGCGCCTCGCGGTGCGTGCCGCGCTGGACGCCCTGCCGGGCCACGGCACGGTGCTGCTCGCCCCGATCGGCACGAGTTTCGACCAGTTCCGCGATTACAAGGCGCGGGGCGACGCCTTCCGCCGCGCCGCGCAGGCCCTGGTGCCGGACGGCGCGGTGCCCGCCGGAGCGTCCGCGTGA
- a CDS encoding TrmH family RNA methyltransferase, producing MAELSDRHDRSELIAVLPIPADDPGRQQSRPDLCVVVIDRPGLPGTLGSLLRSIDALGGHGLIVVGHAADVYDPEVIRASTGSFFAVPVVQMERVPDVLAWRDSLRGALGDVPLIGAAEDGAVDADAHPLSRAFLAACDHVVRIPMHGSASSLNVAAAGSVLRYEVGRQRRAGHST from the coding sequence ATGGCCGAACTCAGCGACCGGCACGACCGGTCGGAGCTGATCGCGGTGCTGCCCATCCCTGCCGACGATCCGGGACGGCAGCAGTCCCGCCCCGACCTGTGCGTGGTGGTGATCGACCGGCCAGGCCTGCCCGGCACCCTGGGGAGCTTGCTGCGGTCCATCGACGCACTGGGCGGACACGGGCTGATCGTGGTGGGCCACGCGGCCGACGTGTACGACCCGGAGGTGATCCGCGCGTCCACCGGATCGTTCTTCGCGGTGCCGGTGGTGCAGATGGAGCGCGTGCCAGACGTACTGGCGTGGCGCGACTCGCTGCGCGGCGCGCTGGGGGACGTGCCCCTGATCGGCGCGGCCGAGGACGGCGCGGTGGACGCCGACGCCCACCCACTGAGCCGGGCCTTCCTGGCGGCCTGCGACCACGTCGTCCGGATTCCCATGCACGGCTCGGCGTCCTCGCTGAACGTCGCGGCGGCCGGCTCGGTCCTGCGGTACGAGGTCGGCCGGCAGCGCCGGGCCGGCCACTCCACCTGA
- a CDS encoding FAD-dependent monooxygenase — MTGSGTDVVISGAGPTGLMLALWLARLGVRVRVADLKAGPVLETRAIAVQARTLEFYDQLGIGEEALRRGRHFDRISLFVRGMQRAAVRLKDVGDDLTPHPYLYILTQDQNEELLVSELSRLGVTVDWQTEVMAVTQGEDGVTVMFRRAGQDEGVRAAYVAACDGAGSVVRHALGISLSGGTYSQRFFVADVDAHGAVREGNLNLSLDSHQFLAFFPMPQPDRYRVVGEYPPGVDEAVGFPAVQPQLEASRLAGVSAVHWFATYRVHHRVADTFQRGRAFILGDAGHVHTPVGGQGMNTGLGDASNLAWKLAQAVRGRPAALTTYDAERRPFALSLVNTTDRIFTTVVNPSALAGWVRTVLVPLVMPRVMHFRPMRRFLFLTISQTRLHYPDSPLSEGRAGRIAGGQRLPWVRGAAGEGDNFAALRSLSWQVHVYGTPDPALLTWCGVRDLPLRAFPFSARAKRAGLAQDAIYVIRPDGYVGLALPSFDRERLDAYTDRWL; from the coding sequence ATGACCGGGAGCGGGACGGACGTGGTGATCTCGGGGGCCGGACCGACGGGCCTGATGCTGGCGCTGTGGCTCGCGCGGCTGGGCGTGCGGGTGCGCGTGGCCGACCTGAAGGCCGGGCCGGTGCTGGAAACGCGCGCCATCGCCGTGCAGGCGCGGACGCTGGAGTTCTACGACCAGCTCGGCATCGGGGAGGAGGCGCTCCGCCGCGGGCGGCACTTCGACCGGATCAGCCTGTTCGTGCGGGGCATGCAGCGGGCGGCCGTTCGCCTGAAGGACGTCGGAGACGACCTCACGCCGCACCCGTACCTGTACATCCTCACGCAGGACCAGAACGAGGAACTGCTCGTCTCCGAGCTGTCGCGGCTGGGCGTGACCGTGGACTGGCAGACCGAGGTGATGGCCGTGACGCAAGGCGAGGACGGCGTGACCGTCATGTTCCGCCGCGCCGGGCAGGACGAGGGCGTGCGCGCCGCCTACGTGGCCGCGTGCGACGGCGCGGGCAGCGTGGTGCGCCACGCCCTGGGCATTTCCCTGAGCGGCGGCACGTACAGCCAGCGCTTCTTCGTGGCCGACGTGGACGCCCACGGCGCCGTGCGCGAGGGCAACCTGAACCTCTCACTGGACTCGCACCAGTTCCTGGCGTTCTTCCCCATGCCGCAGCCGGACCGCTACCGCGTGGTGGGCGAGTATCCGCCCGGCGTGGACGAGGCGGTGGGCTTCCCGGCGGTGCAGCCGCAGCTGGAGGCGTCGCGGCTGGCGGGCGTGTCGGCGGTGCACTGGTTCGCCACGTACCGCGTGCACCACCGCGTGGCCGACACCTTCCAGCGCGGCCGGGCCTTCATCCTGGGGGACGCCGGGCACGTGCACACGCCGGTGGGCGGGCAGGGCATGAACACCGGGCTGGGGGACGCGTCGAACCTCGCGTGGAAACTCGCGCAGGCGGTGCGGGGGCGGCCGGCGGCGCTGACCACGTACGACGCCGAGCGGCGGCCCTTCGCGCTGTCGCTGGTGAACACCACGGACCGGATTTTCACGACCGTGGTCAACCCGTCCGCGCTGGCGGGGTGGGTGCGCACCGTGCTGGTGCCGCTGGTGATGCCGCGCGTGATGCACTTCCGGCCCATGCGGCGCTTCCTGTTTCTGACCATCTCGCAGACGCGGCTGCACTACCCGGACAGTCCACTCAGTGAGGGCCGGGCCGGGCGGATCGCGGGCGGCCAGCGGCTGCCGTGGGTGCGCGGCGCGGCGGGCGAGGGCGACAACTTCGCTGCGCTGCGGAGCCTGTCGTGGCAGGTGCACGTGTACGGTACGCCGGACCCCGCGCTGCTGACATGGTGCGGGGTCCGCGACCTGCCGCTCCGCGCGTTTCCCTTCAGCGCCCGCGCGAAGCGGGCCGGGCTGGCGCAGGACGCCATATACGTCATCCGGCCGGACGGCTACGTGGGGCTGGCCCTCCCCTCCTTCGACCGGGAGCGGCTGGACGCCTACACAGACCGCTGGCTGTGA
- the ychF gene encoding redox-regulated ATPase YchF, giving the protein MGLAIGIVGLPNVGKSTLFNAITRAGALAANYPFATIEPNVGRVTVPDERLAALSKVFTKGDRVPPIIPTFVEFVDIAGLVKGASQGEGLGNQFLANIRETDAIAHVVRCFEDGNVIHVANRVDPIDDIETINTELILADLAGLEKRVQGLSKKAKGGDKDAREQLDLAEAILKVLGAGRPARAGSYDAPIPKEFGLITIKPVIYVANVGEDDLTQDNAHVQRVREYAAAEGAQVVKISAQIEGELAEMPEDEARAFLHDLGVEESGLDQLVKVGYETLGLITFITSGEKEVRAWTIHRGETAPEAAGEIHSDLQRGFIRAEVIEWDKMVEAGGWAAAKSKGWVRTEGKDYVMKDGDIMNVLHNM; this is encoded by the coding sequence ATGGGACTAGCCATCGGAATTGTCGGACTGCCGAACGTCGGGAAGAGCACGCTGTTCAACGCCATCACGCGCGCGGGGGCGCTCGCCGCGAACTACCCCTTCGCCACCATCGAACCCAACGTCGGCCGCGTCACGGTGCCGGACGAGCGCCTCGCCGCGCTGAGCAAGGTCTTCACGAAGGGGGACCGGGTACCGCCGATCATTCCGACCTTCGTGGAATTCGTGGACATCGCCGGGCTCGTGAAGGGCGCGTCCCAGGGCGAGGGGCTGGGCAACCAGTTCCTGGCGAACATCCGCGAGACCGACGCGATCGCGCACGTGGTGCGCTGCTTCGAGGACGGCAACGTCATTCACGTGGCAAACCGCGTCGATCCCATCGACGACATCGAGACCATCAACACCGAGCTGATCCTCGCGGACCTCGCGGGCCTGGAAAAGCGCGTGCAGGGCCTGAGCAAGAAGGCCAAGGGCGGCGACAAGGACGCCCGCGAGCAGCTCGACCTCGCCGAGGCGATCCTGAAGGTGCTGGGCGCGGGCCGGCCGGCGCGGGCCGGATCGTACGACGCGCCGATTCCTAAGGAGTTCGGTCTGATCACCATCAAGCCCGTGATCTACGTGGCGAACGTGGGCGAGGACGACCTGACGCAGGACAACGCACACGTCCAGCGGGTGCGCGAGTACGCGGCGGCCGAGGGCGCGCAGGTCGTGAAGATCAGCGCGCAGATCGAGGGCGAACTGGCCGAGATGCCCGAGGACGAGGCGCGCGCGTTCCTGCACGATCTGGGCGTCGAGGAGAGCGGCCTGGACCAGCTCGTGAAGGTCGGATACGAGACGCTGGGCCTGATCACCTTCATCACGTCCGGCGAGAAGGAGGTCCGCGCGTGGACGATTCACCGGGGCGAGACCGCCCCGGAAGCCGCCGGCGAGATCCACAGCGACCTGCAACGCGGCTTCATCCGCGCCGAGGTCATCGAGTGGGACAAGATGGTGGAGGCCGGCGGGTGGGCTGCGGCCAAGAGCAAGGGCTGGGTCCGCACCGAGGGCAAGGACTATGTGATGAAGGACGGCGACATCATGAACGTGCTGCACAACATGTGA
- a CDS encoding GNAT family N-acetyltransferase: MTPVVLVTPRLHLRPLSAADAPVLAAYRADPAVAAFQGWTLPYTPQHAHALIAEMAGKQLGDAGWVQYGVSLPGGALVGDVALRTHGAQAEFGVTLAPSAHGRGYATEAGAAVIAHAFGTLGLHRLHASIDPRNVPVARLLVRLGFRHEGTLVEAYEHRGAWTDDALYGLLRREWASPD; this comes from the coding sequence GTGACTCCCGTGGTGCTGGTCACGCCCCGCCTGCACCTGCGGCCCCTGAGCGCGGCGGACGCTCCGGTGCTGGCCGCGTACCGGGCCGATCCGGCCGTGGCGGCCTTTCAGGGATGGACGCTGCCCTACACGCCACAGCACGCGCACGCGCTGATCGCGGAGATGGCTGGGAAGCAGCTGGGCGATGCAGGCTGGGTGCAGTACGGCGTGTCCCTCCCGGGGGGCGCGCTGGTCGGGGACGTGGCGCTGCGGACGCACGGTGCCCAGGCAGAATTCGGCGTGACGCTCGCGCCGTCCGCGCATGGCCGTGGGTACGCCACAGAGGCGGGGGCCGCCGTGATCGCGCACGCGTTCGGGACGCTGGGCCTTCACCGCCTGCACGCGAGCATCGACCCGCGCAACGTGCCCGTGGCGCGGCTGCTGGTCCGGCTGGGGTTCCGGCACGAGGGCACCCTGGTCGAGGCGTACGAGCACCGGGGCGCGTGGACCGACGACGCCCTGTACGGCCTGCTGCGCCGCGAGTGGGCCTCGCCGGACTGA